The genomic stretch TACCCAAGGTCGCCCCAATAGGCAACTGTAGGCAGGGTTGATATCCATGCCCTGGAAAGTTATGTTAAATACATGTGGACCAATCAGAATTGGTAACTGaacttcaccaatcacagtcctccgggacccatcaaatgctttgacaaTTAGTGCACTAGGCCTCATTTCTGATCCTTGAAAAGCTAATTTGAAAAGTGtcctctttggtagaacattgaaGGAGGACCCTGTATCCACTAAAACTCTTGCTAGAGTATCCTCTTGGCACTTCACTAACACATGCAAGGCGCGATTGTGATTTTGTCCTTCCTTTGGCAACTCTCCACCATTGAAACTCAGGGTATTGCAAGCTGCGATATTGGTAACCACTCCATCAAACTGGCCAACCTTTATATCTTGAGTGACGTGGGCTTGCGCTAGCACTTTCAATAATGCATTCCTATGAGCTAGGGAGCACATAAGTAAGGACAAAATGGAATTTTCGATGGCGTCTGGTGCAACTGATCAACTACTTTGTAATCACTCGTTTTAGTGATCTTTAAAAATTCAGCATCTTCATTGGATTGAACCATATTTTTCTCCCTAACAAGGACTGCAATTGTAGTTTCTTTGGTTGGTGCTTGAGAGGCCACATTAAACTGGGGAGTGTAAATCCGCCCACTGCGAGTCATTTGGCTCGTCCCTGCGATGTTTGTGACATTGGCACCATCGACCTTCGAACTTTCCTCTCATCTAACCTCTTCAGACTCTTTGTCAATGACAATTATATCATATTTCCATGGTACTACCTTAGTACTTTCGTAGGGGAAAGGACTAGGCATGCAGATAACCACGGGTGATGGGTGATTAACCGTCTGAACAATATCTTTTCTTCTATAGGTTATCTCAATTGGCTCTGGTAAATTGAAAAATGGCTCAATTACAGCTACTTCATCTCTTCTCACGAGGCTACTAACTTGTAACACTCCTTGGTTCATAAAGTCTTGGACATCTTTTCATACCATCTCACATCCTCCTGGATGAATGGCACATTCTTCACAATCTTTATGACAAGCACTAACTAAACCATCTTCTACTAGTCTCGCATGGAACGCTAGCAAAGAAGTCTTGATATTTGCAACATCTTTGATCACATCACCATCAGATGCTTCTTCAATTGCATTAACAGTTTCATGTGCTGGCAAAGGATTACTCTTGACATTAGGCCCTAAGTCTCTGAATGAAAGAATCTTCTTTTCCACCAATTCTCGCACTATATGCTTCaaagcataacatccttctaaatcatgcccaggtgcaccctcATGGAAAGGGAAATGAGCATTTGGGTTATACCATGGAGGCAAAGGATTAAGAGGTGGACCCAAAGATCTAGGAACCACTAACCCCGTTTGCAATAGagaaggatataactcaataTACGTCATCAGAATCAAACTGAAGGGAGGTTTAACACCTTGTCTTCTATTCTAAGAAGGTGCATTCTGACGTGGAGCTTGAGCTTTCGGTTGCTGATATGTTGGGGTTGCAGGCGCTTGTTGATATGCAGGAGCAACCTGAGCGGGTTGATAATTTGGTGTTTGCTGAACTGGTTGATAAATAGGTACTTGTTGTTGGTTGAAATTTGGCCCAATTGCTGCCACATATGGTTGTTGAACATACTTCATAAGGtatgttggttgttgttgagTGAATTTTCGTTGTTGCTTTCTCCATGATTGACTCCTTCCTCGGCTGGACGACACATCATTCGTCTCTCCTTCCTTTTTTTATGAAAATTTCCAGGAAACTTCTTAGCATTGTTGTTATTAGAAGTTCCAGCAGCACTGATCATCTTTCCATTCTTCAAATGGAGTTCAACTTTAATGCCTACAGCTACCAAGTCAGAAAAACTTACAGATACACTGCCCACCATCCTCTCAAAGAAAATTGGTTGTACAATATCCATAAACCAATCGGCTAATTCTTTTTCTGCCAAAGGTGGTTCAACTTGAGAGGccatctctctccagcgttgtgcatactctttaaatgaCTCATTGTCTTTTTGAGACATATTCAACAATTCTCTTCCGTCTtgagccatatccatgttgtatttgtaaTGCTTTATGAAAGCATCAAATAAGTCTTGGAAACACTGGATACGACTCTGATCGAGTCTTAGGTACCACTTAGAGGGGGCGCCCTTCAAACTATCTTGAAAGAAGTGGATCATGAGCTTATCGTCTTCAACATTGGCAACCATTTTTCGGTAGTACATAATAAGATGGCTCTTAGGACATGTATGGCCCTCGTATCTATCAAATTCAGGAGTCTTGAATTTCGTAGGAATTACAAGACTAGATACTAGGCACATCTCCCTAGCGACATCACTAAAGACTTGGTCGCCTTCCATTGCCCTTAGTCTCTTCTCAAGAATCTGAGAATTATCTTTAATACCCTTTATATCTTCAtgcctttcttcttcttcatcagACATTTCTGGAGCATATTGTTGATCTTCGAAGTAAGATTGCACACGTGTATGAACAATCGGTGATGCAAATGTATAGACCATAGGGTGAGCCTCAGTGGTTAATGGTAGAGGAACCGTCTGTTGAGTAGATTGCATTACACCATGGACTACTTCAGGTTGAGGTGTGAATCCATAAGGTAGTCCAAAAGGAGGCAATGTAGAAGGTACCGTCCTTGCAGGTTGGGATTCAAGCGTTGGACCAGCGACCTCTGAAACGACTATTGTTTGTGTGTCCATCTTGGCTCTGATGACTTGCAGCATCTCCATGATCTGACCCATGCTCCCTCGTAGGTCCTAAAGTTCTGAGCTGACTATTTCCAACTCTTGTTCCTGTTCTGCCATTCTTTGTCGAGCACCGTCTCTGGTGTTGTATTGGTGTTGAGGACTCAGTGTGAAACTGGAAGAATACAACGGAATGAGCTTTTATTTGAAGAATGACATGGATGCATGTATGTATGCATTTTTTTACAAAGCTCTTAGTTATCTTTGTTATTTATTTCAGCAATGTTAGGACATTTTATTTGCAATATTTTCgaataaaaataacaataaatgaAATCCAGAATGACAATTTTTCATTAATTCAAATTCAACATTAAATACAAGTGATttaaattcaaattcaagtacaagtGATTCAAATTCAAGTACTGGTGAACTTAATTTCCATCTCAGCCCTTTTGATCGTAGCAAGATCGGTGGTGAGCTCTTTCACCATTCGCTTGCAAAACTTGACaaagttgaaaacttgaggaGGTGTGTTCTCTAGGCACATGCTCCAATCAGTTTCTTGGAGTTTCTCTGGAAGTTCCAGCATGTTGAGGTTAGCAAATCCAACCAAGTTGACAAATTTTccattccattcaacatagagGTCTTGGAGCTTCTTAATGACACGTTGATATTCGTCTAGGGCCACTCTAGCCTCCCTATACAGTCCCCTCCAATATACACAGTCATTCTTCAAAATCATGTAAGCTGCATCACCTTCTTGGTTTTCCAAACCTGCAATCCTTCTATTAGCTTCTCCCAACTGGTACTTGAGGCGGAGACAGTTCCTCTCAGCTCCCTCTTTCCGAAGGACCTCACGAGATAGCTTATCTTTGCAATTCTTGAGAGTGTCCCTGAGTTCACGGATTTGAGCTTCATAATCGAGTCTAGCTTCTCTCTTCTCCACAAGATATCTCTCCAACATTTTGTCCAACTCTTGAATTTTGAGGTGGGCTTTTTTGAGCTTTTCATTCTTGGTTTTGAACACAGATTTCATACCTATGAGAATATCATCAAGATCATCCTTCTTATCTTCAAATTTTCTTTCTCTCTTGTTGCTAGCTTCAAGGTGTCGGTCCTTCTCTTGACGTTCATCCTTCAGATTTTCATTTTCCAAAGTGGTTCGATTAAGCTTAAGCCGTAACTCATAGTTTTCTAATTCAAGCTCCTTAATTTTGGCACTGAGATTCTCAACGTCTTCAGGTAGTATAGGTTCTGGCTCGGGAACTGGAAGACAAAATAGAGGGATCAAATGGAAATGGGAGCTTAACCACTTGAATTCTCTCTCTTACCCAACGAGTGTAAGTCTCTTTCACAAGGACATTCCTCTTTCCAAACTCCTTACCCCTTCTAACAATTATTTTCTAGGATTTCTTAATCTTCTTCACAATTGGGTTGTCTGCATCAATGCCATGCAAAATGAAAGGCTTTAAAGCTTCAGCTTTTGTAGGCCCGTTCATGGAGTAGCCATGTTGCATCAGGGATAACATAGGGTTATAGTTGATGTAACCCCCAGTCCCTATCAAAAGTACATTAGGAAAGTCTTCAATGCTAAAAATAATATTCGGGGTCTCCCAATCTCCGATATACCATTTGACATGGTTGGCAGTAATGGAAGTTAACTTCTGAGAGGGTTTAAGTGTTTTAGAGGTGTATGGTCCTTTTTCAGGCATGTGAGATATAAACCAAGCATGCAACAACTGTTCACAACATAAAAGGGTTCCCCCTTTCTTCTCATGATGCTCATGGAGGGCATAGTAGATATCAGCTAG from Lathyrus oleraceus cultivar Zhongwan6 chromosome 7, CAAS_Psat_ZW6_1.0, whole genome shotgun sequence encodes the following:
- the LOC127102780 gene encoding uncharacterized protein LOC127102780, which codes for MEMLQVIRAKMDTQTIVVSEVAGPTLESQPARTVPSTLPPFGLPYGFTPQPEVVHGVMQSTQQTVPLPLTTEAHPMVYTFASPIVHTRVQSYFEDQQYAPEMSDEEEERHEDIKGIKDNSQILEKRLRAMEGDQVFSDVAREMCLVSSLVIPTKFKTPEFDRYEGHTCPKSHLIMYYRKMVANVEDDKLMIHFFQDSLKGAPSKWYLRLDQSRIQCFQDLFDAFIKHYKYNMDMAQDGRELLNMSQKDNESFKEYAQRWREMASQVEPPLAEKELADWFMDIVQPIFFERMVGSVSVSFSDLVAVGIKVELHLKNGKMISAAGTSNNNNAKKFPGNFHKKRKERRMMCRPAEEGVNHGESNNENSLNNNQHTL